One genomic region from Verrucomicrobiia bacterium encodes:
- a CDS encoding aminopeptidase, whose translation MTDPRYTKLAKLLVEYSTALEKGDRVLLDLIDVPDEFSIELIRAARAVKAVPIVAVRHTRLNRELLRETDEQHAALERDLELFRMKKMQAYIAVRGSSNANENADIPSERMALYSRTTRPVLNHRVSKTRWCVLRWPSPSMAQGAGMSTEAFEDLFFNVCTMDYRKMARAMAPLERRLSKADQVHLKAPGTDLNFSIKGIGAKMCKGDRNIPDGEVFSCPVKDSIQGRIQFNTPTLYSGTKFENVCLEFKDGKVVNATSNNTRRLNEILDTDPGARYTGEFSLGFNPYILNPMCDILFDEKIAGSLHLTPGQAYEECDNGNRSAVHWDMVLIQRPEWGGGEIWLDGELIRKDGIFLPKDLRPLNPQHLK comes from the coding sequence ATGACTGACCCGCGCTACACCAAGCTGGCTAAACTCCTGGTTGAATATTCGACGGCACTCGAAAAAGGCGATCGCGTTCTGTTGGACCTGATTGATGTGCCGGATGAATTCTCGATTGAATTGATTCGCGCCGCCCGGGCAGTGAAAGCGGTGCCGATAGTCGCTGTGCGCCATACACGATTGAACCGCGAATTGCTGCGCGAGACCGACGAACAGCACGCCGCGCTCGAACGCGATCTGGAGTTGTTCCGCATGAAGAAGATGCAGGCCTACATCGCGGTGCGCGGCAGCTCTAACGCCAATGAAAACGCCGACATTCCCAGCGAACGCATGGCGCTCTATTCGCGCACAACCCGCCCGGTGCTGAATCACCGGGTGAGCAAGACCCGTTGGTGCGTCTTGCGCTGGCCCTCTCCCAGCATGGCCCAGGGCGCTGGAATGAGCACGGAGGCATTCGAGGACCTCTTTTTTAACGTCTGCACGATGGATTACCGCAAGATGGCCCGCGCGATGGCCCCCCTGGAGAGGCGCCTCAGCAAGGCCGACCAGGTTCATCTCAAAGCGCCCGGCACCGACCTGAACTTCAGCATCAAGGGCATCGGCGCTAAAATGTGCAAAGGCGACCGGAACATTCCCGATGGCGAAGTCTTCTCTTGTCCAGTAAAGGACTCGATTCAGGGCCGAATTCAATTCAATACCCCCACGCTATATTCCGGGACCAAGTTCGAGAATGTGTGTCTCGAATTCAAAGACGGCAAGGTGGTCAACGCGACCTCCAATAACACCCGGCGGCTCAACGAGATTTTGGATACCGACCCCGGGGCCCGTTATACCGGCGAGTTCTCGCTTGGGTTCAACCCGTATATCCTTAACCCGATGTGCGACATTCTCTTTGATGAAAAAATCGCCGGGTCCCTCCACCTAACACCCGGCCAGGCCTATGAAGAATGCGACAATGGCAACCGCTCAGCCGTCCATTGGGATATGGTGCTGATCCAGCGCCCCGAATGGGGTGGAGGTGAAATTTGGCTGGACGGCGAACTGATTCGAAAGGACGGTATATTTCTTCCCAAAGACCTCAGGCCCCTCAATCCGCAACACTTGAAGTGA
- a CDS encoding LysR substrate-binding domain-containing protein, producing MELRHLRYFIAAAEAENVSRAALKLRVSQPALSRQIRDLEEELGFSLFERSAKSVRLTEAGRAFLTEGRAVVQRAEAAVKAARAIATAGRVELHVGYAPSPTVRIMPASLRAFQTRFPKVRVRLHDVSTEEMLAGVREGKLDVAFLVRPSSRMLRGLHFEELAQDTLCLAAPPGHPLARLRSIPLAQAAREALVVFSSKDYPEYHDYLDALFAPIKAKPRIAQEQDSSASLIAAVESGAGLAIVPESFSCSAGPRLKLIPLSPAPEPFVIGAVWTKKGLTPLAESFCKSAKEAVAGNRGMSLTSSVAD from the coding sequence ATGGAACTGCGTCATCTCCGCTATTTTATTGCCGCTGCCGAGGCGGAGAACGTCTCGCGGGCGGCGCTGAAGCTGCGTGTGTCCCAGCCGGCCCTGAGCCGGCAGATTCGCGATTTGGAAGAGGAGCTTGGGTTTTCCCTGTTTGAACGGAGCGCGAAATCGGTGCGCTTGACCGAAGCCGGAAGGGCCTTTCTCACCGAAGGGCGCGCGGTTGTGCAGCGAGCCGAAGCGGCTGTGAAGGCTGCGCGGGCGATTGCCACTGCGGGCCGTGTGGAACTTCATGTTGGGTACGCCCCCTCGCCAACGGTCCGGATAATGCCCGCAAGCTTGCGAGCATTTCAGACGCGGTTTCCAAAGGTCCGAGTCAGGTTGCACGACGTGTCCACCGAGGAAATGCTGGCTGGGGTTCGGGAGGGCAAACTCGATGTGGCGTTCCTGGTGCGCCCCAGCAGCAGGATGCTGCGGGGACTGCACTTTGAGGAACTGGCGCAGGACACGTTGTGCCTGGCGGCGCCACCCGGCCACCCGCTGGCCCGGCTGCGTTCCATCCCTCTGGCGCAAGCCGCCCGGGAAGCGCTGGTGGTCTTTAGCAGCAAGGATTACCCGGAATATCATGATTACCTCGACGCGTTGTTTGCGCCGATCAAAGCCAAACCCAGGATTGCCCAGGAACAAGATAGCTCCGCCAGCTTGATCGCCGCCGTTGAGTCTGGCGCCGGGCTGGCCATAGTGCCTGAAAGCTTCTCCTGCTCGGCCGGCCCCCGCCTGAAACTCATCCCGCTGTCGCCCGCGCCCGAGCCTTTTGTAATCGGGGCTGTGTGGACCAAAAAGGGGCTGACACCCCTGGCTGAAAGTTTTTGCAAATCGGCGAAGGAAGCTGTTGCGGGCAACCGCGGGATGAGCCTCACTTCAAGTGTTGCGGATTGA
- a CDS encoding pirin family protein, which produces MRMIRKANERGHAEHGWLDSYHTFSFADYYDPDWMGFRSLRVINDDLVMPAMGFGTHPHRDMEIITYVLSGALEHKDSMGNGRVIRPGEVQYMAAGTGVQHSEFNPSKDEAVHLLQIWIVPERKGVKPRYGEKSLVDAPKGRFNLVVSKSGREGSLSINQDAELYLAKLEPGNEASHALKPSRHAWLHVAEGEVRLGGDTLKSGDAVAFSDESQVQLTALKPSQVLLFDLN; this is translated from the coding sequence ATGAGAATGATTCGAAAAGCAAATGAACGGGGGCACGCCGAGCACGGCTGGCTGGATTCTTACCACACTTTCAGCTTCGCGGATTACTACGATCCGGATTGGATGGGCTTCCGGTCCTTGCGTGTCATCAACGACGACCTGGTGATGCCGGCGATGGGGTTTGGAACGCATCCGCACCGGGATATGGAGATCATCACCTATGTCCTGAGCGGCGCGCTCGAGCACAAGGATTCCATGGGCAATGGCCGCGTCATCCGCCCAGGGGAAGTCCAATATATGGCCGCGGGAACCGGGGTTCAGCACAGTGAGTTTAACCCCTCGAAGGATGAAGCGGTGCACCTGTTGCAAATCTGGATTGTGCCCGAGCGCAAAGGGGTGAAGCCGCGCTACGGCGAGAAGTCCTTGGTGGACGCGCCAAAAGGCCGGTTCAACCTCGTGGTCTCGAAGTCAGGTCGCGAGGGTTCACTGTCCATCAATCAGGACGCCGAGCTCTACCTGGCTAAATTGGAACCTGGCAATGAGGCCTCGCATGCGCTGAAACCATCGCGTCATGCATGGCTGCATGTGGCCGAAGGGGAGGTGAGGCTTGGCGGCGACACGCTCAAGAGCGGCGATGCGGTGGCGTTTTCGGATGAGTCGCAAGTGCAACTCACCGCCCTGAAGCCGTCGCAGGTGCTGCTGTTTGATCTGAATTAA
- a CDS encoding sigma-70 family RNA polymerase sigma factor has product MGEDQNPDGSEVSEVVEHLFRHESGKMVATLAGIFGIEHLTLAEDVVQEALIRALQTWPFYGVPQNPSAWIMRAARNLALDFIRRQKVFRDKEAEIVHLMDRPAQAADAAIFADQEIADDRLRMIFVCCHPSIPADAQVALALKTLCGFSVTEISRAFLTTDAAIAKRLTRAKQKIRDARIPFEIPAGDQLAARLDGVLQALYLLFNEGYKASSGKKLVREEICQEAIRLTALLADHAAGSAPKTHALLALMLLNAARLPARSDGDGNLLRLAEQDRSRWDQSLLARGMFHFARSAAGEELTQYHLQAGIAACHCAAKDFQSTDWRQILALYDRLLDFDDSAVVALNRAVALAYVHGPEAGIGAVGAIPNQMELNSYYLFYAVLGDFESRRGNFSAAADYFRRALKLTGLKSEQLFLSRRIETCQEHTLIRPAPESARRINSDQTAAPATASGR; this is encoded by the coding sequence ATGGGCGAAGACCAAAATCCTGATGGAAGTGAGGTGTCTGAAGTGGTCGAGCATCTCTTCCGTCATGAGTCCGGCAAAATGGTGGCCACCCTGGCCGGAATCTTTGGTATCGAGCACCTGACGCTCGCAGAAGACGTCGTCCAGGAAGCCCTCATTAGGGCTTTACAGACATGGCCCTTTTATGGTGTGCCCCAAAATCCATCAGCCTGGATCATGCGCGCGGCGCGTAATCTGGCGCTGGATTTCATCCGCCGCCAGAAGGTCTTCCGCGATAAAGAAGCCGAAATCGTTCATTTGATGGACCGGCCAGCACAGGCGGCTGATGCTGCCATTTTCGCCGACCAGGAAATCGCCGACGACAGGTTGCGGATGATTTTCGTCTGTTGTCACCCCTCAATCCCAGCCGACGCCCAGGTGGCATTGGCATTAAAAACCCTTTGCGGCTTCAGTGTGACTGAAATCAGCCGCGCCTTCCTGACCACCGATGCCGCCATTGCCAAACGGCTGACCCGGGCGAAACAAAAGATTCGCGACGCGCGGATTCCTTTTGAAATCCCCGCAGGCGACCAATTGGCGGCGCGGCTGGACGGCGTTCTCCAAGCACTGTATTTGCTGTTCAACGAAGGCTACAAGGCATCGAGCGGCAAAAAGCTCGTACGCGAGGAAATCTGCCAGGAAGCCATTCGCCTGACGGCGTTGCTGGCTGACCATGCCGCCGGAAGCGCGCCTAAAACCCATGCACTTTTGGCGTTGATGCTCCTGAATGCCGCCCGCCTTCCCGCCCGCAGCGATGGAGATGGCAACCTGCTCCGGCTCGCCGAACAGGACCGCTCCCGCTGGGATCAATCGCTCCTGGCCCGAGGCATGTTCCACTTCGCCCGCTCGGCTGCAGGAGAGGAGCTTACCCAATACCACCTTCAGGCCGGCATTGCCGCCTGCCATTGCGCCGCCAAAGATTTTCAATCCACCGATTGGCGGCAAATCCTGGCCCTCTACGACCGCCTCCTGGACTTTGATGATTCAGCCGTCGTCGCCCTGAATCGCGCCGTTGCACTGGCCTACGTTCATGGCCCCGAAGCTGGAATCGGCGCCGTCGGGGCGATCCCGAATCAAATGGAATTGAACTCGTACTATCTTTTCTACGCTGTCCTGGGAGATTTCGAAAGCCGCCGAGGCAACTTTTCGGCCGCGGCAGATTACTTCCGCCGCGCCCTCAAGCTCACCGGCCTGAAATCCGAGCAGCTCTTCCTATCCCGGCGCATCGAGACCTGCCAGGAGCATACTCTTATCAGACCAGCGCCTGAGAGCGCGCGGCGCATTAATTCAGATCAAACAGCAGCACCTGCGACGGCTTCAGGGCGGTGA
- a CDS encoding MoaD/ThiS family protein — protein MNIRVLLPAHLRTLARVDGEVQVELAGPVTLGAVLDAIEARFPVLRGTIRDHVTLRRRPFVRFFACEQDLSHERVESVLPDLVASGAEPFLIIGALAGG, from the coding sequence ATGAACATCCGGGTGCTATTGCCGGCGCATTTACGGACGCTGGCGCGCGTGGACGGGGAGGTCCAGGTTGAGCTTGCCGGCCCGGTCACCCTGGGCGCCGTTCTCGATGCCATTGAGGCCCGCTTTCCTGTGTTGCGCGGCACAATCCGTGATCATGTTACCTTGCGCCGCAGACCATTCGTGCGGTTTTTTGCTTGCGAGCAGGACCTGTCACACGAGCGGGTCGAGAGCGTCTTGCCGGACTTGGTTGCCAGCGGGGCCGAGCCCTTCCTGATTATTGGCGCACTGGCTGGTGGTTAA